In a genomic window of Chryseobacterium sp. G0162:
- the secD gene encoding protein translocase subunit SecD, whose amino-acid sequence MQGKGLITIVAIVLGLICLNELLPTWYASKIESQIEAAKGNEKEIKRIKEDTLNLGYTKLYYSKAKDKEMKLGLDLKGGINVLLEINQRDLVNDLTNYSTNPVLIDALNKTDEAQKNSTKSYIDNFFEQFDAVNKAKGTNLKLADPELFGNTNLSEIKYNTTDEQVKSIVKRRIDLSVGTAFEVIRTRIDKLGAIQPNVQRVPGTARISVEMPGMKDIDKVKKMLQTSAKLQFWEVQQVPEVAPYFQTLTTMVAAKGDSMGVAKNVNFMNLLQLDKLRSNGVANVKLSDTAAVNKILNSKVGMASRPANIKYTQFMWGYKPEATSPDDLVLYAIRSNINQKAPVDGAVETASISYDELGRVVVDMQMDSKGAKEWKTLTEKNVGKPVAVTLDNRVYTAPNVVNAIPNGRTQISGNFSQEEAKELVDVLGAGKLPAGAKVVQATQVGPSLGQESINAGMISFAIAFLIIIVYIIFYYGGAGVYAVIAMVINLFYIFGIMDSGDFTLTLPGIAGIVLTMAMAVDTNVIIYERTKEELFAGKSILEAYKDGFKHALSAIIDGHSTTLLTAVVLFFFGTGPIKGFALTLMIGIIMTLFTSVLLSRVMIFSRLNKGKHLSVWTPPTKNLFRNTWIDFIGKRKYAYIVSAVLTVICIVSMVTHGFKYGIDFTGGRNYVVRFDKEVNANDVEEKLVKLFKTEDGKNSSVEAKTFGNSNQLKISTDYLIEDESLKADQTIEQKLYEGLKGDLPANITLNDFKSADKDHAGIISSEKVGPTVADDIQTHGILAVVAALAGIFIYILFRFRKWQFSLGAVAALFHDAVIILGTYSLLHKYMPFNMEINQDFIAAILTVLGYSINDTVIIFDRIREYLREKKSLTLAGLFDDSISSTLGRTFNTSFTTILVILAIFIFGGDNLRGFMFAMLIGIGFGTYSSIFIASAIAYDFLKKGKEDEVHGKTTSDKEVLASK is encoded by the coding sequence ATGCAAGGAAAAGGGCTTATTACAATTGTTGCTATTGTCCTGGGGTTGATTTGCTTAAACGAGCTATTACCAACCTGGTACGCCAGCAAAATTGAATCGCAGATAGAAGCTGCGAAAGGAAACGAGAAAGAGATCAAACGAATCAAGGAAGATACTCTTAATCTTGGGTATACAAAGCTTTATTATTCAAAAGCTAAAGACAAGGAAATGAAATTGGGTCTTGACTTAAAAGGAGGGATCAATGTTCTATTGGAAATCAACCAAAGAGATTTGGTAAATGATTTAACCAATTATTCTACAAATCCTGTTCTTATTGACGCTTTAAATAAGACTGATGAAGCTCAGAAAAACTCAACAAAATCTTACATCGACAATTTCTTTGAACAGTTCGATGCAGTAAACAAAGCAAAAGGAACAAACCTAAAGCTTGCTGATCCGGAACTTTTCGGAAACACAAACTTATCTGAAATCAAGTATAATACTACTGATGAACAGGTGAAAAGTATTGTGAAGAGAAGAATTGACCTTTCTGTAGGAACGGCTTTCGAGGTAATCAGAACGAGAATTGACAAGCTAGGAGCAATCCAGCCAAATGTTCAGAGAGTACCTGGTACCGCTAGAATTTCTGTAGAAATGCCTGGTATGAAGGATATTGACAAGGTGAAGAAAATGCTTCAGACTTCTGCAAAACTTCAGTTCTGGGAAGTACAACAAGTTCCTGAAGTTGCCCCTTATTTCCAAACATTGACAACTATGGTTGCTGCGAAAGGAGATTCTATGGGAGTTGCAAAGAATGTAAACTTCATGAACCTTTTACAGCTTGACAAATTAAGAAGTAATGGTGTTGCCAACGTAAAATTATCTGATACTGCTGCTGTAAACAAAATCTTGAACAGCAAAGTAGGAATGGCTTCGCGTCCTGCCAACATTAAATATACACAGTTTATGTGGGGTTACAAGCCTGAAGCTACAAGTCCTGATGACTTAGTGCTTTATGCGATCAGAAGTAACATCAACCAAAAAGCTCCGGTAGACGGTGCCGTAGAAACTGCAAGCATTAGCTATGACGAACTTGGAAGAGTAGTAGTAGACATGCAGATGGATTCTAAAGGAGCAAAAGAATGGAAAACTTTAACGGAGAAAAACGTTGGAAAACCAGTAGCTGTAACTCTTGATAACAGAGTATATACTGCTCCAAATGTTGTAAACGCTATTCCAAACGGTAGAACTCAAATCTCTGGTAACTTCTCTCAGGAAGAAGCTAAAGAATTGGTAGACGTTTTAGGTGCGGGTAAATTACCTGCTGGTGCTAAAGTAGTTCAGGCTACTCAGGTAGGTCCTTCATTAGGACAGGAGTCTATCAACGCAGGGATGATTTCATTTGCCATCGCATTCTTAATCATCATTGTTTATATCATTTTCTATTATGGCGGTGCAGGAGTATACGCTGTAATTGCAATGGTAATTAACCTTTTCTATATTTTCGGAATTATGGATTCCGGAGACTTTACTCTTACGCTTCCTGGTATTGCTGGTATCGTATTGACGATGGCTATGGCAGTAGATACGAACGTAATTATCTACGAAAGAACAAAAGAAGAATTATTTGCTGGTAAGAGCATCTTAGAAGCTTATAAAGATGGTTTCAAACATGCATTAAGCGCAATTATTGACGGTCACTCTACTACGTTATTGACTGCTGTTGTATTGTTCTTCTTTGGAACAGGACCTATTAAAGGTTTCGCATTGACATTAATGATCGGTATTATCATGACATTATTTACTTCTGTATTGTTGTCAAGAGTAATGATCTTTAGTAGACTGAACAAAGGTAAACACCTTTCTGTATGGACTCCACCTACGAAAAATCTATTCAGAAATACTTGGATCGATTTCATTGGTAAGAGAAAATATGCATACATTGTTTCTGCTGTATTAACAGTGATTTGTATTGTTTCTATGGTAACTCACGGATTCAAATATGGTATCGACTTTACAGGAGGTAGAAACTATGTAGTAAGATTTGATAAAGAAGTTAATGCTAATGATGTTGAAGAAAAATTAGTAAAACTATTCAAAACAGAAGATGGTAAAAACTCTTCTGTAGAAGCTAAAACTTTCGGAAACTCTAACCAATTGAAGATCTCTACCGATTATCTTATTGAAGATGAATCTTTAAAAGCTGACCAGACGATTGAACAGAAGTTATATGAAGGATTAAAAGGAGATCTTCCTGCTAATATTACTTTAAATGACTTTAAATCTGCAGACAAAGATCACGCAGGTATCATTTCATCTGAAAAAGTAGGTCCTACGGTAGCTGATGATATTCAGACTCACGGTATTCTTGCGGTAGTTGCTGCATTGGCAGGTATCTTTATCTATATCCTATTCAGATTTAGAAAATGGCAGTTCTCTTTAGGTGCAGTTGCAGCATTATTCCACGATGCGGTAATTATTTTAGGAACGTATTCATTACTTCATAAATATATGCCGTTCAACATGGAGATCAACCAGGATTTCATCGCTGCGATCCTTACAGTATTAGGGTATTCAATTAACGATACGGTAATTATCTTCGACAGAATTAGAGAATATCTAAGAGAGAAGAAGTCTTTAACATTAGCTGGATTATTTGATGACTCTATTTCAAGTACATTGGGTAGAACGTTCAACACTTCATTCACTACGATTCTTGTGATCCTTGCGATCTTCATTTTTGGTGGTGATAACCTAAGAGGATTTATGTTTGCTATGTTAATTGGTATTGGATTTGGTACTTACTCATCTATCTTTATTGCATCAGCAATCGCTTATGACTTCCTTAAGAAAGGAAAAGAAGATGAAGTACACGGAAAAACTACTTCAGATAAAGAAGTACTTGCTTCAAAATAA
- a CDS encoding arylamine N-acetyltransferase family protein: protein MDDLKLEKYLKRIHYSGDLGANMEFLKRIHQLHPQYIPFENIDSYTGTVPLLDFENIFEKLVVESRGGYCYEQNLLLSEVLKYFGFKVQLQLGRVLWRKDENSSAAKTHLLLIVEWEGQKYLVDCGFGTATLTAPLLLNNVEPQDTPNEQFKILQKNGAYTLWTWREKWLPVYRFELEEVESPDLEICNWYLATHPESNFKKNLVFSKVDENARYTFSNDTLNIRKKTGGKESVSIENDVQLFQMLKDVFGLKENAIELLKQKR, encoded by the coding sequence ATGGATGATTTAAAATTAGAAAAATACCTCAAAAGAATCCATTATTCCGGAGATTTGGGAGCGAATATGGAGTTTTTAAAAAGAATCCATCAGCTGCACCCTCAGTATATTCCTTTTGAAAATATAGATTCTTATACGGGAACAGTTCCGTTGCTGGATTTCGAAAATATTTTTGAGAAATTAGTGGTGGAATCCAGAGGTGGATATTGTTATGAACAAAATCTGCTTTTGAGTGAAGTTCTGAAATATTTTGGTTTTAAAGTGCAATTGCAGTTGGGGAGAGTACTATGGAGAAAAGATGAAAACAGTAGCGCGGCTAAAACACACTTATTGCTAATTGTAGAATGGGAAGGACAAAAATATCTTGTAGATTGTGGTTTTGGAACGGCTACATTAACTGCTCCTTTGTTGCTGAATAATGTTGAACCTCAGGATACGCCCAATGAACAGTTTAAAATCTTACAGAAAAATGGAGCCTACACACTCTGGACCTGGAGGGAAAAGTGGCTGCCGGTGTATCGTTTTGAATTGGAGGAAGTAGAGTCTCCTGATCTTGAGATTTGTAATTGGTATCTGGCTACTCATCCGGAATCTAATTTCAAGAAAAATCTGGTTTTTTCAAAGGTTGATGAAAATGCAAGGTATACATTCAGTAATGATACTTTGAATATCAGAAAAAAAACGGGCGGTAAAGAATCTGTTTCTATTGAAAATGATGTTCAGCTTTTCCAGATGCTGAAGGATGTTTTTGGCTTGAAGGAAAATGCGATTGAGCTTCTGAAGCAGAAACGATAA
- a CDS encoding TCR/Tet family MFS transporter, giving the protein MENSKKKAAIGFIFITLLIDITGWGIIIPVVPKLIEELIHADISEAAKYGGWLGFAYAFTQFIFSPLVGNLSDKYGRRPIILISLFGFAIDYIFLALAPSIWWLFLGRVIAGITGASVTTASAYIADISTDEDRAKNFGLIGAAFGLGFIIGPVLGGVLGHYGARVPFYAAAGLCLLNFLYGYFILPESLDKNKRREFDWKRANPVGSFKFLGKHPEISGLITALILIYIAGHAVQSNWSFFTMYKFNWTERMVGISLGVVGLLVGLVQGLLIRWTTPRLGEQKSIYYGLAMYAIGLLLFAFASEGWMMFAFLVPYCLGGICGPALQSVITKSVPSNEQGELQGALTSLMSATSIIGPPMMTNLFYFFTHDEAPFEFSGAPFFLAFILMAISVVITYSAFNKKEIFNKTKEKL; this is encoded by the coding sequence ATGGAAAATTCAAAGAAAAAAGCAGCGATAGGCTTTATATTTATTACTTTACTAATTGATATTACAGGGTGGGGAATCATTATTCCCGTTGTTCCTAAATTAATAGAAGAATTGATTCATGCAGATATCAGTGAAGCTGCAAAATATGGCGGCTGGCTGGGATTTGCTTATGCATTTACACAATTTATCTTTTCTCCACTGGTTGGAAACCTGAGTGATAAATACGGTCGTAGACCTATTATTCTGATCTCGCTTTTCGGATTTGCCATAGATTATATTTTTCTTGCTTTGGCTCCAAGCATCTGGTGGCTGTTCCTTGGAAGGGTTATTGCGGGAATTACCGGAGCAAGTGTAACCACGGCGAGTGCCTATATTGCAGACATTTCAACAGATGAAGACCGGGCAAAAAACTTTGGATTAATTGGAGCTGCTTTTGGTCTGGGATTCATTATAGGACCGGTTCTGGGAGGTGTTCTAGGTCATTATGGAGCCAGAGTTCCTTTCTATGCAGCCGCAGGTTTATGTCTTCTTAATTTCCTTTATGGCTATTTTATTCTTCCCGAAAGTTTGGATAAAAATAAGAGAAGAGAGTTTGACTGGAAACGTGCCAATCCTGTAGGATCTTTTAAATTTTTAGGAAAACACCCGGAAATTTCGGGGCTTATTACTGCATTGATCTTGATCTATATTGCTGGACATGCCGTGCAGAGTAATTGGAGTTTCTTTACCATGTATAAATTCAACTGGACAGAGAGAATGGTAGGTATTTCATTAGGAGTTGTAGGGCTGCTTGTTGGTTTGGTGCAAGGTCTTTTAATCAGATGGACTACACCAAGGCTGGGAGAGCAGAAAAGTATTTATTATGGTCTGGCCATGTATGCAATAGGATTATTATTATTTGCTTTTGCTTCAGAAGGGTGGATGATGTTTGCCTTTTTAGTTCCCTACTGTTTAGGAGGAATTTGTGGACCGGCTCTGCAGTCAGTGATTACGAAAAGCGTACCTTCCAATGAGCAGGGCGAACTTCAAGGAGCATTGACTAGTTTGATGAGCGCCACTTCAATTATCGGGCCTCCCATGATGACCAATTTGTTCTACTTCTTTACGCATGATGAAGCCCCGTTTGAGTTTTCAGGAGCTCCGTTTTTCCTTGCATTTATTTTAATGGCAATTAGTGTAGTTATCACTTATTCTGCTTTTAATAAAAAAGAAATATTTAATAAAACTAAAGAGAAGTTGTAA
- a CDS encoding twin-arginine translocase TatA/TatE family subunit: MELSIGEMALIAIAIVVLFGPDKLPQIARDLGAGVRKMRGAVEDIKTEIMKETDNPVSEIKREIEKVKDAAKDFNPMKDIEKDVLTEPASTTQEPPKPKPADDETYEGPVSR, translated from the coding sequence ATGGAATTAAGCATTGGAGAAATGGCATTGATTGCAATAGCAATCGTTGTATTGTTCGGACCGGATAAACTGCCTCAGATTGCACGTGACTTAGGTGCGGGTGTTAGAAAAATGCGTGGCGCAGTGGAAGATATCAAGACCGAGATTATGAAGGAAACAGATAACCCTGTTTCTGAGATTAAGCGCGAAATTGAGAAAGTAAAAGATGCTGCCAAAGATTTCAACCCGATGAAGGACATTGAAAAAGATGTTCTTACAGAACCTGCTTCTACCACTCAGGAACCTCCAAAACCAAAGCCTGCCGATGATGAAACTTACGAAGGGCCTGTAAGCAGATAA